A portion of the Burkholderia sp. GAS332 genome contains these proteins:
- a CDS encoding Flavin-dependent oxidoreductase, luciferase family (includes alkanesulfonate monooxygenase SsuD and methylene tetrahydromethanopterin reductase), which translates to MCASRIDHIAFLTPGNYPDEDPAAGLERSLDLFHVGETLGYDSAWVRQRHLERAVSSAATFLAAASQRTTRIGLGAAVIQMGYENPFRLAEDLATVDVLSHGRLNIGLSAGAPAHGILLGERLFDANPELIDFSHARVERLRRNLSQEWLGGEDTFVESAAGRVRPRVSPYAPGLTDRLWYGGGSRRSIEWAGRTGFNLLIGNITTGEGTDDFRDAQLRQLDLFRSHWSESRAPRIALGRVIVPIDGADARTRQRYREFAEGRHARTLTPHGERRTLFVPDLVGTADEIVSQLLDDPVVAQVRELRLELPYDLPFENYQQILEDFVTRIAPELGWRPDAARRPVAA; encoded by the coding sequence ATGTGTGCATCGCGCATTGACCATATTGCGTTTCTGACACCCGGGAACTATCCGGACGAAGATCCGGCCGCGGGTCTCGAGCGCTCGCTCGATCTGTTCCACGTGGGCGAAACGCTGGGCTACGACAGTGCGTGGGTACGCCAGCGTCATCTTGAGCGCGCGGTCTCGTCTGCCGCGACATTTCTTGCGGCGGCGAGCCAGCGCACGACGAGGATCGGACTCGGCGCTGCGGTGATCCAGATGGGTTACGAGAATCCGTTTCGTCTTGCCGAGGATCTTGCGACCGTCGACGTGCTGTCTCATGGGCGCCTGAATATCGGGCTGAGCGCAGGTGCTCCTGCGCACGGTATTCTGCTCGGCGAGCGGCTGTTTGATGCCAACCCTGAGTTGATCGACTTCTCGCATGCGCGTGTCGAGCGTCTGCGCCGCAATCTCAGCCAGGAATGGCTCGGCGGCGAAGACACCTTCGTCGAATCGGCGGCGGGTCGTGTAAGGCCCCGCGTGTCGCCCTATGCGCCGGGTTTGACCGACCGGCTCTGGTACGGCGGCGGCTCGCGGCGTTCGATCGAATGGGCTGGTCGCACGGGTTTTAACCTGCTGATCGGCAACATCACGACGGGCGAGGGAACCGACGATTTCCGAGACGCGCAACTGCGTCAGCTCGATCTGTTCCGTTCGCACTGGAGCGAATCGCGGGCACCGCGTATCGCGCTGGGCCGCGTGATCGTGCCGATCGACGGCGCCGACGCCCGGACGCGCCAGCGCTATCGCGAGTTCGCCGAGGGCCGCCACGCGCGTACGCTGACGCCGCATGGAGAGCGCCGCACGCTGTTTGTGCCGGATCTCGTGGGTACGGCCGACGAGATCGTCAGCCAGCTGCTCGACGACCCGGTCGTCGCTCAGGTCCGCGAACTGCGCCTCGAATTACCGTACGATCTGCCGTTTGAGAACTATCAGCAGATCCTCGAGGACTTCGTCACACGCATTGCTCCCGAACTGGGCTGGCGGCCCGACGCCGCGCGCAGGCCCGTCGCGGCTTAG
- a CDS encoding Acetyltransferase (GNAT) family protein gives MVAVLSSTVPDERFAYVPVHDPLARPLFDELVFEYSSRYEGLINKEDIFNELQRYPAEAFAAPHGAFVLLLRDGEAIAGGALMRHADPGTTEFKRIWASRNHRRQGLARRVLGELETQAVRLGYTRVFLSTGPRQPEAIALYKTSGYTLLSAHDFGEDEPPGFLFEKPLSTRQTG, from the coding sequence ATGGTAGCCGTGCTCTCGTCAACTGTGCCGGATGAGCGCTTCGCTTACGTTCCGGTTCACGACCCGTTGGCCCGTCCTCTGTTCGACGAATTGGTCTTCGAATACAGCAGCCGTTATGAAGGCCTGATCAATAAGGAAGACATATTTAATGAGCTACAACGCTATCCGGCTGAGGCGTTCGCTGCGCCGCATGGCGCCTTCGTGCTGCTACTGCGCGACGGCGAGGCAATAGCGGGCGGCGCGCTCATGCGTCATGCCGACCCCGGCACTACGGAGTTCAAGCGCATCTGGGCAAGCCGTAACCACCGCCGTCAAGGGCTGGCGCGCCGCGTGCTGGGCGAACTGGAGACGCAGGCCGTTCGCCTGGGTTATACGCGGGTGTTCCTCAGCACCGGTCCTCGCCAGCCCGAGGCCATCGCGCTATACAAAACCAGCGGCTATACCCTTCTATCGGCGCACGACTTCGGTGAGGATGAGCCGCCCGGATTCCTGTTCGAGAAACCCCTGTCCACGCGGCAAACTGGCTAA
- a CDS encoding argininosuccinate synthase, with product MVFNMSTILESLPAGQKVGIAFSGGLDTSAALHWMRIKGAVPYAYTANLGQPDEDDYESIPRRAIQYGAEGARLIDCRAQLVAEGIAALQSGAFHISTAGVTYFNTTPIGRAVTGTMLVAAMKDDGVNIWGDGSTYKGNDIERFYRYGLLVNPELKIYKPWLDQAFIDELGGRAEMSEFMRQSGFEYKMSAEKAYSTDSNLLGATHEAKDLESLESGIKIVNPIMGVAFWRDDVQIAKEEVTIRFEEGRPVALNGVQYTDAVDLLLEANRIGGRHGLGMSDQIENRIIEAKSRGIYEAPGLALLHIVYERLVTGIHNEDTIEQYRENGRRLGRLLYQGRWFDPQAIMLRETAQRWVARAITGEVTIELRRGNDYSILSTKSPNLTYQPERLSMEKVESTFSPRDRIGQLTMRNLDITDTRAKLLIYSETGLLTAGETLALPQLKDDTE from the coding sequence ATGGTTTTCAACATGAGTACAATCCTTGAAAGTCTTCCCGCTGGCCAGAAAGTCGGCATCGCATTCTCCGGCGGGCTCGACACGAGCGCCGCTCTGCACTGGATGCGGATCAAAGGTGCCGTCCCGTACGCCTACACGGCCAACCTCGGCCAGCCCGACGAAGACGACTATGAGTCGATTCCGCGTCGAGCGATCCAGTACGGTGCGGAAGGTGCGCGACTCATAGATTGCCGGGCCCAACTGGTCGCCGAGGGCATCGCCGCCCTGCAATCGGGCGCGTTCCACATCTCCACCGCCGGCGTGACCTACTTCAATACGACGCCGATCGGCCGGGCTGTCACCGGCACCATGCTGGTCGCCGCGATGAAGGACGACGGTGTCAACATCTGGGGCGACGGCAGCACGTACAAGGGCAATGACATCGAGCGTTTTTACCGCTACGGCCTGCTCGTCAATCCTGAGCTGAAGATTTACAAGCCGTGGCTCGACCAGGCGTTTATCGACGAACTGGGCGGCCGCGCGGAAATGTCGGAGTTCATGCGCCAGTCGGGCTTCGAGTACAAGATGTCGGCGGAGAAGGCTTACTCCACCGATTCGAACCTGCTCGGTGCGACGCACGAAGCGAAGGATCTCGAAAGCCTCGAAAGCGGTATCAAGATCGTGAATCCCATCATGGGCGTCGCGTTCTGGCGTGACGACGTGCAGATCGCGAAGGAAGAAGTCACGATCCGCTTCGAGGAAGGTCGTCCGGTCGCGCTTAACGGAGTCCAATACACGGACGCCGTCGATCTGTTGCTGGAGGCGAATCGCATCGGCGGCCGCCACGGTCTCGGCATGAGCGACCAGATTGAGAACCGGATCATCGAGGCGAAGAGTCGCGGGATCTACGAGGCGCCGGGGCTTGCGTTGCTGCATATCGTGTACGAGCGACTCGTGACGGGCATCCACAACGAGGACACAATCGAACAGTATCGCGAGAACGGGCGGCGTCTGGGACGCCTGTTGTATCAGGGCCGCTGGTTCGACCCGCAGGCGATCATGCTGCGCGAAACGGCACAGCGTTGGGTCGCACGCGCGATTACCGGCGAAGTCACGATCGAGCTGCGGCGCGGCAACGACTACTCGATTCTGAGCACGAAGTCGCCGAACCTGACATACCAGCCGGAGCGGCTTTCAATGGAAAAGGTCGAATCGACCTTTTCGCCGCGCGACCGGATTGGCCAGTTGACCATGCGTAATCTGGACATCACGGATACCCGCGCCAAGCTGCTGATCTATTCCGAAACCGGCTTGCTCACGGCGGGCGAGACGCTGGCGCTGCCGCAATTAAAGGACGATACCGAGTAA
- a CDS encoding Putative flippase GtrA (transmembrane translocase of bactoprenol-linked glucose): MNRAERTKVLRFGASGLLATGLHVIVAMTLIVRAGTEPALANALAFACSTGSSYLLNTFWSFSSVPALANVWRFAIVSLGGLTLTALVAHATAVAGGGPGLGIAMVVCVVPPVTFIAHRWWTYR; encoded by the coding sequence GTGAATAGGGCCGAGCGGACCAAGGTACTGCGATTTGGCGCGTCCGGCCTGCTTGCGACCGGCCTGCACGTCATCGTCGCCATGACGCTGATCGTGCGCGCCGGGACCGAGCCCGCGCTGGCGAACGCGCTCGCCTTTGCATGTTCGACGGGAAGCTCCTATCTCCTGAATACCTTCTGGAGTTTTTCGTCTGTTCCTGCTCTGGCGAATGTCTGGCGCTTCGCGATTGTTTCTCTGGGCGGCCTTACGCTGACTGCGCTCGTCGCGCATGCCACGGCGGTCGCGGGAGGCGGTCCGGGATTGGGCATCGCCATGGTGGTCTGTGTCGTGCCCCCTGTTACGTTCATCGCGCATCGGTGGTGGACGTATCGGTGA
- a CDS encoding Methyltransferase domain-containing protein has protein sequence MSPDAYLEMAETEAEHWWFRGRRDVLQTVLRRLALPPGARVLEVGSGTGGNLDMLAEFGTVSGLEMDSTARALCSQKTSGRFNIRAGRCPDDVPFGIEPSERFDLICFFDCLEHIADDVGSLARMQSLLAPGGVIVVTVPACQSLWSAHDVFLRHYRRYNRVSLTQCIAAAGYEVERVTYFNSLLFPLAVAARWFDRLLGRSRSTGDAVPVAPLNAVLYRLFSAERHWLAHGALPYGVSLLAVLRKPRENAGE, from the coding sequence ATGTCCCCTGATGCATATCTGGAAATGGCCGAAACCGAAGCGGAGCACTGGTGGTTCCGCGGCCGGCGTGACGTGTTGCAAACCGTACTGCGCCGTCTGGCTTTACCGCCCGGAGCACGCGTGCTCGAAGTCGGGTCCGGCACGGGTGGCAACCTCGACATGCTGGCCGAATTCGGCACGGTGAGCGGCCTGGAGATGGACAGCACAGCGCGCGCGCTGTGCTCGCAAAAAACCAGCGGTCGCTTCAACATCCGTGCCGGACGCTGTCCGGACGATGTGCCCTTCGGCATTGAGCCCAGCGAACGCTTCGATCTGATCTGTTTTTTCGATTGCCTCGAACATATCGCCGACGACGTTGGCTCGCTGGCACGTATGCAATCGTTGCTGGCGCCAGGCGGCGTGATCGTCGTGACGGTACCGGCCTGCCAGAGTCTGTGGAGCGCTCACGATGTGTTTCTGCGGCATTACCGGCGCTACAACCGCGTTTCGCTCACGCAATGCATCGCCGCGGCCGGTTATGAGGTCGAGCGCGTGACGTATTTCAACTCGTTGCTGTTCCCCCTGGCCGTGGCCGCGCGATGGTTCGACCGCCTTCTCGGGCGCAGCAGATCGACGGGCGATGCCGTTCCGGTCGCTCCGCTCAACGCCGTGCTCTACCGCTTGTTCAGTGCCGAACGTCACTGGCTTGCGCATGGCGCGCTGCCTTACGGGGTGTCCTTGCTCGCCGTCCTGCGCAAGCCGCGGGAGAACGCCGGTGAATAG
- a CDS encoding Glycosyltransferase involved in cell wall bisynthesis encodes MSTPTSKPLISLVVPFYNEHQAIDRFFAAVVPILESIEGTRFEIVCVNDGSNDGTLDKLVAAGIQDKRIRVIDLTRNFGKEAALTAGIDEAVGDAVIPIDADLQDPPSLIPVMVEHWRAGAEVVAAKRSNRACDTFAKRTAAALYYRVHNALSEVKLPENVGDFRLMDRQVVNALRSLPERRRFMKGLFAWVGYRTVIVEYEREPRSAGHSKFSGWKLWNFALEGITSFSTVPLRSWTYIGLAIATLAFLYGGFIVGSTLWSGNPVPGYASTISLMLFMGGIELIGIGVVGEYVGRIYYESKKRPVYLVRRRYQEKSKVSVLPRERYQTRTAHAPRPDVVRRRVAPSVRVVGQ; translated from the coding sequence CGATACTCGAATCGATCGAAGGCACGCGTTTCGAAATCGTCTGCGTCAACGACGGCAGTAACGACGGAACCCTCGACAAGCTGGTCGCCGCCGGGATCCAGGACAAACGCATCCGGGTCATCGACCTGACCCGCAACTTCGGCAAGGAAGCGGCCTTGACGGCCGGCATCGACGAGGCGGTCGGCGACGCGGTGATTCCGATCGATGCGGACCTGCAGGATCCACCGAGCCTGATCCCCGTGATGGTGGAACACTGGCGCGCGGGTGCCGAGGTGGTGGCGGCCAAACGAAGCAACCGGGCCTGCGACACCTTCGCCAAACGCACCGCGGCAGCGCTCTACTACCGCGTGCACAACGCGCTCTCTGAGGTCAAGCTGCCTGAAAACGTCGGCGACTTTCGCCTGATGGACCGCCAGGTCGTCAATGCTCTGCGCAGCCTGCCTGAACGCCGACGCTTCATGAAAGGCCTGTTTGCATGGGTCGGCTATCGGACCGTGATCGTCGAGTACGAACGCGAGCCGCGCAGCGCCGGGCACTCGAAATTCTCCGGATGGAAGCTGTGGAATTTCGCGCTCGAAGGCATTACGAGTTTTAGCACCGTGCCGTTGCGAAGCTGGACCTATATCGGCCTCGCGATTGCCACGCTGGCTTTTTTATACGGTGGCTTTATCGTCGGCAGCACGCTGTGGTCAGGCAACCCCGTCCCCGGGTACGCGTCCACGATCTCCCTGATGCTGTTCATGGGTGGGATCGAACTGATCGGTATCGGCGTGGTGGGTGAATACGTCGGCCGCATCTATTACGAGTCGAAAAAGCGTCCGGTCTATCTCGTGCGCCGCCGCTATCAGGAGAAGAGCAAGGTCAGTGTCCTGCCCCGCGAGCGCTACCAGACACGCACGGCACATGCACCGCGTCCCGATGTCGTCCGCAGGCGCGTGGCGCCGAGCGTGCGGGTTGTCGGTCAATGA